The genomic DNA AGCGCCTCGGCGAGGTAGTAGACGACGCGCTTGACGATGAGGGTGCGCCCCTCGCCCTTGCCCTGGGTGAAGACGTAGCGCTCCTCCTCCTCGAAGCCGTCGATGACGCGGTAGTCCTCGGCGCGGACGCCGGCCTCCTCCTGCAGCTCGCGCTCGGCGGCCTGCGCGTCGGTCTCGCCGGCCTCCACGCCGCCCTTGGGGAACTCCCAGATCGGCCGGCGGGTGAGCGCCGAGCGAACCAGCAGGTACCGCCGCGCGCCGCCTTCCTCCCGAAAGAGCACGACCCCAGCCGCCAGCTGCGAAACCCGCCTCATCCACCCTCCCGTGCTTGGGGGCGACGAACGTTTCAAACCTTCAATCTGTTACGCAATCTTCGTACAGGCAACCGGCACCCATCTTGCCGCTCGCCGCGCCGAATCGGGCTCCACCCCGCTCCCCGCAACGGATTTCATGGACCCCACGCCCGCCGAGCGGCCGCGGGGCGAGCTCTTCCGCTCGCTCACCTCCGACGCCACGCGCCTCATCCGCCAGGAGATGGCGCTCGCCCGCGCCGAGATCTTCGCCAACGTCCGCACCCTCGCCGCGGACGCCGGCAAGGTGGTCGCCGGCGCCACGCTCGCCGCCGTCGGAGCGCTGGTGCTGGTGGAGGCGCTCGTGCTGGGCGTCGGCGTCCTCCTCGGCTATCGCTACTGGTTCGCCGCGCTCATCGTGGGCGCGGCGCTGCTCCTCGCCGGCGGAGTCCTCGCCTTCCTCGGGATCCGAGATGCGCGCGGCAGAAAGGTGGCTCCCGAGCGCGCCCTCACCGAGCTGCGCGAGACAGGCGGCTGGGCGCGCGGCGAAGCGCTGGAGCTGCGCGCGGCCCTCACCGGCGCGGAGCCCGCTCCCGCGCGTCCGCTGCCAGTGGCTCCCGAGCAGCCGACGACCAGGCCCGCGCTGCCGCCGCTGTGGAAGCGTGTGATGAAGGAGTTCGGGGAGGACGACATCTCCAACCAGGCGGCCAAGGTCGCGTACTACTTCTTCCTCTCCCTGCCCCCGCTGGTGATGGCGTTGTTCGCCACGGCCGGAATCTTTGGCGGCGACGACACGGCGGACTGGCTCGCGACGCGTCTGAGCGGCATGCTGCCGGCGGAGGCGGGCACGCTCGTCGGCGGCTTCGTGGACGACGTGGTGCGTGAGACGCATCCCGGCCCGCTCTCGGTGGGGCTCCTCCTGGCGCTGTGGGCCGCATCCAACGTCTTCATGGCGCTGGAAGACACGCTCAACGCCGTGTACCACATCCGCCGGAAGCGCGGCTTCGTGCAGCGGCGGCTGGTCGTGCTGGGGACGCTGGTGGCGGTGGGGGTGCTCTTCGTGGCGGGGAGCGCGGTGCTGCTGGCCGGCCCCGCCCTGTCGCGCGCGATGGGCCTCGGCGCCGTGGGCGACACGCTGTGGGACCTGGGGCAGTGGCCGCTCTCGTTCGCGTTGATCGTGGGTGCCTTCTGGGTGATCTATTACGTCCTCCCGCTGCGCGACCAGCGGGGATG from Longimicrobium sp. includes the following:
- a CDS encoding NUDIX domain-containing protein; protein product: MRRVSQLAAGVVLFREEGGARRYLLVRSALTRRPIWEFPKGGVEAGETDAQAAERELQEEAGVRAEDYRVIDGFEEEERYVFTQGKGEGRTLIVKRVVYYLAEAL
- a CDS encoding YhjD/YihY/BrkB family envelope integrity protein — its product is MDPTPAERPRGELFRSLTSDATRLIRQEMALARAEIFANVRTLAADAGKVVAGATLAAVGALVLVEALVLGVGVLLGYRYWFAALIVGAALLLAGGVLAFLGIRDARGRKVAPERALTELRETGGWARGEALELRAALTGAEPAPARPLPVAPEQPTTRPALPPLWKRVMKEFGEDDISNQAAKVAYYFFLSLPPLVMALFATAGIFGGDDTADWLATRLSGMLPAEAGTLVGGFVDDVVRETHPGPLSVGLLLALWAASNVFMALEDTLNAVYHIRRKRGFVQRRLVVLGTLVAVGVLFVAGSAVLLAGPALSRAMGLGAVGDTLWDLGQWPLSFALIVGAFWVIYYVLPLRDQRGCKAVLLRSSAIAAVLWLLATLAFRVYIANFGSYSATYGLLGTVIVLLLWMYVTSLVILLGGEISAEMEVERRAPSPRPPPPPAGAQGG